A part of Pseudoalteromonas arctica A 37-1-2 genomic DNA contains:
- a CDS encoding YrhK family protein yields MDSNSNQFILDLGQEHITIQRRYEALGAFNDFLIAVWFLIGSFFFLNDALVQSGTWLFIAGSAQLLIKPVLKLISLVHVSRVFHSNKTP; encoded by the coding sequence ATGGATTCGAACAGTAATCAGTTTATTTTAGATTTAGGGCAAGAGCATATTACTATTCAGCGTCGATATGAAGCGCTGGGAGCGTTTAACGATTTTTTAATTGCAGTGTGGTTTTTAATTGGCAGTTTTTTCTTTTTAAATGATGCATTAGTGCAAAGTGGCACATGGTTGTTTATAGCGGGCAGTGCTCAATTACTTATAAAACCTGTTTTGAAATTGATCAGCTTAGTGCATGTTAGTCGGGTATTTCATTCAAATAAAACTCCATAA
- a CDS encoding M23 family metallopeptidase, which yields MKVLKWIAIGIATLLIIGLLIPEKIMIPLQGATSKDWNHNTFWYEPWGRSGVHKGIDIFGTKNTPVVASTNGVVIFAGELTRGGKVVAVLGPKWRVHYFAHLNDYSVSTGDVVSINSQIGLLGDTGNAAGKQPHVHYSILSLVPMPWLFTTQNQGWKKMFFLSPHKKLTAK from the coding sequence GTGAAAGTACTTAAGTGGATTGCAATTGGAATAGCTACTTTATTAATTATAGGCTTACTAATTCCCGAAAAAATAATGATTCCGCTACAAGGTGCCACAAGTAAAGATTGGAACCATAACACGTTTTGGTACGAGCCTTGGGGTAGGTCGGGTGTGCATAAAGGGATTGATATTTTTGGCACAAAAAATACTCCCGTAGTTGCCTCAACAAACGGTGTTGTTATATTTGCAGGTGAGTTAACTCGCGGTGGTAAAGTGGTTGCGGTGCTTGGGCCTAAATGGCGCGTGCATTATTTTGCACATTTAAATGACTACTCGGTAAGTACAGGTGATGTAGTAAGCATAAACAGTCAAATTGGATTACTGGGCGATACCGGAAATGCAGCAGGAAAACAGCCTCATGTGCATTATTCTATTTTATCGTTAGTGCCTATGCCGTGGCTTTTTACAACGCAAAACCAAGGGTGGAAAAAGATGTTTTTTTTGAGCCCACATAAAAAACTCACTGCTAAATAA
- a CDS encoding MFS transporter: protein MAELAATSTSNNPLAPVIGLSFFAIASGFLMSLIPLSLPAFKLDENLAPWLASIFYFGLLIGATTIERIVVKIGHRFAFILFLSLLIASVLAQLALPNTVNWLIARFVAGFAVAGVFVVVESWLLMTNTAKSRAKRLGLYMTSLYGGSAVGQLAIGPLGTEGSTPYLFVASLLFLAILAPLLITKGQPEKQHLEKLPLKEIKTLSHPAMLGCLASGLLLGPIYGLMPVYISAQTDQAQYTGTLMAVIILGGMVVQPLVSYLSTRLEKSLLMGMFCLVGAAGAVGILQANTLAGLIVSYLILGACSFALYPIAITLACDSLPMAKIVSATEVMLLSYSIGSVFGPMLAANLSDAPNGIVFYLAGCLITTCIYMFIKSIKNIRAGKTPVAG, encoded by the coding sequence ATGGCCGAATTAGCCGCCACAAGCACCTCTAATAACCCTTTAGCACCCGTTATCGGGCTGTCATTTTTTGCTATCGCATCCGGCTTTTTAATGAGCCTTATTCCGCTGTCGTTACCCGCATTTAAACTCGATGAAAACCTAGCGCCTTGGCTTGCGAGCATTTTTTACTTTGGCTTACTTATTGGCGCCACCACAATAGAGCGCATTGTGGTAAAAATTGGTCATCGCTTCGCATTTATATTATTTTTAAGCCTATTAATAGCAAGCGTGCTTGCACAACTTGCACTGCCAAATACCGTTAACTGGTTAATTGCACGATTTGTAGCAGGTTTTGCTGTTGCCGGTGTGTTTGTCGTTGTTGAGTCTTGGTTATTAATGACCAATACAGCAAAGTCGCGTGCTAAACGTTTGGGCTTATACATGACCTCACTTTATGGGGGCAGCGCAGTAGGTCAACTTGCTATAGGGCCGCTTGGCACCGAAGGTTCAACGCCTTATTTATTTGTAGCCTCGCTATTATTTTTAGCTATTTTAGCGCCTTTATTAATAACCAAAGGTCAGCCCGAAAAACAGCACCTTGAAAAACTACCACTAAAAGAAATAAAAACACTAAGCCACCCTGCAATGCTCGGATGCTTAGCATCGGGCTTATTACTGGGCCCTATTTACGGCTTAATGCCGGTTTATATTTCAGCGCAGACTGATCAAGCTCAGTACACAGGGACACTTATGGCGGTTATTATTTTAGGCGGCATGGTCGTGCAGCCGCTTGTAAGTTACTTATCTACTCGGCTTGAAAAAAGCTTATTGATGGGTATGTTTTGTTTAGTAGGCGCAGCCGGTGCTGTGGGTATATTACAAGCAAACACTTTAGCAGGATTAATAGTGAGCTACTTAATACTAGGCGCGTGCAGCTTTGCACTTTACCCGATTGCTATAACACTTGCGTGCGACTCATTGCCAATGGCAAAAATAGTATCGGCAACTGAGGTAATGCTTTTGAGTTACAGTATTGGTTCGGTATTTGGCCCTATGCTCGCCGCAAATTTATCTGATGCACCAAACGGTATTGTGTTTTATTTAGCAGGCTGTTTAATCACTACCTGTATTTATATGTTTATTAAAAGCATTAAAAATATTCGCGCAGGTAAAACACCTGTTGCAGGCTAA
- a CDS encoding LacI family DNA-binding transcriptional regulator: MATIYQVSEMAGVSLSTVSRVLNDNDYVSKKTKKKVLEAMKELGYQPSSIARSLASSTTNSVGILVSELDGPFFGQMMSAIEEHLRIAGKHVIITPGHSDEKKEKSGFEFLIGRNCDAIIAHVEAVSNEYLIELSKGKTPIYLMSRYVKEIEENCISLDNVMGGYLATKAMINKGHKNIAYIAGPQFKEDASNRLKGHKQALAEYNLTFDEKLFYIGDFKETGGSDGLRHFIQNKAQITALVCANDEMASGAMKYAREHGFNLPKDLAIIGFDNVIFTNYLYPTLTTIDNPVPEMGRAAANLVLKDIYKKSGITVKHVFQPKLILRDSTPDIN; the protein is encoded by the coding sequence ATGGCGACAATTTATCAAGTATCAGAAATGGCAGGTGTGTCTTTATCAACTGTTTCAAGGGTACTTAACGACAACGACTACGTAAGCAAAAAAACTAAAAAAAAGGTATTAGAAGCAATGAAAGAGCTAGGCTATCAGCCAAGTTCTATTGCTCGCTCTTTGGCGTCTAGCACTACAAACAGCGTCGGTATTTTAGTTTCTGAGTTGGATGGTCCGTTTTTTGGTCAAATGATGTCAGCCATTGAAGAGCACCTTCGTATTGCAGGTAAACACGTTATTATTACGCCTGGGCACAGTGACGAGAAAAAAGAAAAAAGCGGCTTTGAGTTTTTAATAGGCCGTAATTGCGACGCTATTATTGCCCACGTAGAAGCGGTATCAAACGAGTACCTAATTGAGTTAAGTAAAGGCAAAACCCCTATTTACTTAATGAGCCGCTACGTTAAAGAAATTGAAGAAAACTGCATTAGCCTCGACAACGTAATGGGCGGCTACTTAGCCACTAAAGCCATGATCAACAAAGGTCATAAAAACATTGCGTACATAGCAGGCCCGCAGTTTAAAGAAGACGCGTCAAATCGTTTAAAAGGTCACAAACAAGCCCTAGCAGAGTACAACCTAACCTTTGACGAAAAGCTATTTTACATAGGCGACTTTAAAGAAACCGGCGGCAGCGACGGCTTAAGGCATTTTATTCAAAATAAAGCGCAAATAACCGCCCTTGTATGTGCCAATGACGAAATGGCATCGGGTGCTATGAAATACGCCCGCGAACACGGTTTTAACCTACCAAAAGATTTAGCCATTATTGGGTTCGATAACGTAATTTTTACCAATTACCTCTACCCAACACTGACTACAATAGATAACCCAGTTCCCGAAATGGGCCGAGCTGCGGCTAACTTAGTACTTAAAGACATTTATAAAAAAAGCGGCATAACAGTAAAGCATGTGTTTCAGCCAAAGCTTATTTTAAGAGACTCAACACCCGACATTAATTAA
- a CDS encoding MFS transporter, which translates to MNKLPLYEKVGYAMGDAGANLVWRGALAYLAVFYTDTFGISAAAAAMLFLVVRLSDGVTDIIMGMIADRTQSRFGKFRPWILYSAPFLGLFMVLCFTTPDFSTTNKLIYAYVTYIGLTLAYTVSNVPYSALMGVMTPDDTERTKLSGFRFAGAFTGGLLVMGFLPELVAFFGGGDDAKGYQLTMYLFASLLIILMIITFATTKERVTPHASNEGNLKSELFDLTKSLPFIILPLLATTLFFYYRDLYSGVFFALVMAAMTFVIKKLLNKDKQSLTGSQRDMVDLLTNKPWLVLLGIGFLTMMFNGIKYGVIAYYFKYHVANELMAGQYFIALLVVSILGALATGKLAEIMGKRNLFIASLMLSGILTTAFYWVPSDNLIAVFTFGCAAEFFAAMMPTLFFSMLGDSADYSEWKNKRRATGLIYSAGTFVQKTGGGFAGALVLVVLAGYGYNGMDELTITQALPGMQLLMSWIPAAFAFLGAALMLIYPLTSAMTQKITEDLAIRRSNV; encoded by the coding sequence GTGAACAAACTCCCTTTATACGAAAAAGTCGGTTACGCCATGGGCGATGCCGGCGCTAACTTAGTATGGCGCGGTGCGCTTGCTTATTTAGCGGTGTTTTACACCGATACATTTGGCATATCGGCGGCTGCCGCTGCCATGTTGTTTTTGGTTGTAAGGCTGTCTGATGGCGTAACCGATATTATTATGGGTATGATTGCCGACAGAACGCAGTCGCGCTTTGGTAAGTTTCGACCGTGGATACTCTACTCGGCACCATTTTTGGGCTTGTTTATGGTGTTGTGTTTTACTACACCCGACTTTAGCACCACCAACAAACTTATTTATGCCTACGTAACCTACATTGGTTTAACGCTTGCCTACACCGTAAGTAACGTGCCCTACTCGGCACTTATGGGCGTAATGACACCAGACGATACAGAGCGCACAAAGCTCTCTGGTTTTAGGTTTGCAGGTGCGTTTACTGGTGGCTTATTGGTTATGGGTTTTTTACCTGAGCTAGTAGCTTTTTTTGGTGGCGGCGACGATGCCAAAGGCTATCAGCTTACTATGTACTTATTTGCCAGCTTACTTATTATTTTAATGATTATAACGTTTGCGACTACCAAAGAGCGTGTAACACCGCACGCCTCAAATGAAGGCAATTTAAAATCAGAGTTGTTTGATTTAACCAAAAGCCTGCCATTTATAATCCTACCTTTGCTTGCTACCACCCTGTTTTTTTATTACCGCGATTTATACAGCGGCGTATTTTTTGCCCTTGTTATGGCTGCAATGACATTCGTTATTAAAAAATTACTCAATAAAGATAAGCAAAGCTTAACGGGATCACAGCGTGACATGGTTGACCTTCTGACCAACAAACCTTGGTTGGTGTTACTTGGCATTGGTTTTTTAACCATGATGTTTAATGGCATAAAATACGGTGTAATTGCGTACTACTTTAAGTACCACGTAGCCAATGAACTCATGGCTGGGCAATATTTTATCGCCTTGTTGGTTGTATCTATATTAGGCGCACTTGCCACAGGTAAACTGGCCGAAATTATGGGTAAACGAAACCTATTTATTGCATCATTAATGCTAAGCGGCATACTCACTACTGCATTTTACTGGGTACCTAGCGATAACCTTATTGCTGTATTTACCTTTGGTTGCGCTGCTGAATTTTTTGCCGCGATGATGCCAACATTATTTTTTAGTATGCTTGGTGATTCAGCCGATTATTCAGAGTGGAAAAACAAACGCCGCGCTACAGGCCTTATTTATTCTGCGGGTACATTTGTGCAAAAAACCGGTGGTGGTTTTGCCGGTGCATTAGTATTAGTGGTACTTGCAGGCTACGGCTATAACGGTATGGATGAGCTAACAATTACGCAAGCCCTACCTGGTATGCAGTTACTTATGAGCTGGATACCTGCCGCATTTGCTTTTTTAGGTGCCGCATTGATGCTTATTTATCCGCTTACTTCAGCGATGACGCAAAAAATAACAGAAGACTTAGCAATTAGACGCAGTAATGTGTAA
- a CDS encoding GH1 family beta-glucosidase: protein MKQLSLPSGSPLLAKNFTYGVATASFQIEGGAADRLPCIWDTFCSKEGKIVDNSNGDVACEHYTRWKDDINLIESLGVDAYRLSISWPRVMTKSGHLNPTGVKFYSNILDELKRRNIKAFVTLYHWDLPQHIEDEGGWLNRNTAYEFAHYADLITKAFGERVHSYATLNEPFCSSYLGYEIGVHAPGIVGREFGRKAAHHLLLGHGLAMQVLAKNSPNTLNGIVLNFTPCYSVTQSEEDLKATAFADDYINQWYMQPVMQGKYPDIIKQLPKAHRPDILDGDMEIIAQPLDYLGVNFYTRMHYQASETDFYHELPHKAPMTDIGWEIYPKALTELLVSLNEKYTLPPIYITENGAAMADEFKDGEVKDIDRIEYYHEHLNALHNAAEQGVKVDGYFAWSLMDNFEWAEGYLKRFGIVHVDYNTQKRTVKASGKAYSKLITSR from the coding sequence ATGAAACAATTATCTTTACCTAGTGGCTCACCACTTTTAGCCAAAAATTTTACTTATGGTGTAGCTACGGCCTCATTTCAAATTGAAGGCGGCGCAGCTGATCGCTTGCCATGTATTTGGGATACCTTTTGCAGTAAAGAAGGCAAAATAGTCGATAATTCAAATGGCGACGTAGCCTGCGAGCACTACACTCGCTGGAAAGACGATATAAACTTAATTGAGTCATTAGGTGTAGACGCTTACAGACTCTCAATTTCGTGGCCGCGCGTAATGACTAAAAGCGGTCACTTAAACCCGACAGGCGTTAAGTTTTATAGCAACATTTTAGATGAATTAAAACGACGTAACATTAAAGCTTTTGTAACGCTATACCACTGGGATTTACCACAACACATTGAAGACGAAGGTGGCTGGCTAAACCGTAACACCGCTTACGAATTTGCCCATTACGCAGATTTAATTACCAAAGCATTTGGGGAACGTGTGCACTCTTACGCCACCTTAAACGAACCGTTTTGTAGCTCTTACTTAGGTTACGAAATTGGCGTACATGCGCCTGGCATTGTAGGTCGTGAATTTGGTCGTAAAGCCGCGCACCACTTATTACTGGGTCACGGTTTAGCTATGCAAGTACTTGCTAAAAATAGCCCAAATACGCTAAACGGTATTGTACTTAACTTTACGCCTTGTTACTCCGTTACCCAAAGTGAAGAAGATTTAAAAGCCACTGCATTTGCTGATGACTATATAAACCAATGGTACATGCAGCCTGTAATGCAAGGTAAATACCCTGATATTATTAAGCAATTACCTAAAGCCCACCGCCCTGATATTTTAGATGGCGATATGGAAATAATTGCTCAACCGCTGGATTATTTAGGGGTTAACTTTTATACCCGCATGCATTATCAAGCAAGCGAAACCGACTTTTACCATGAGCTGCCACATAAAGCGCCAATGACCGATATTGGCTGGGAAATTTACCCTAAAGCGCTTACAGAATTACTTGTATCGTTAAACGAAAAATACACCCTACCACCTATTTATATTACCGAAAACGGTGCAGCCATGGCTGACGAATTTAAAGACGGTGAAGTAAAAGATATCGACCGTATTGAATATTACCACGAACATTTAAATGCCCTGCATAACGCAGCAGAGCAAGGCGTTAAAGTAGATGGTTACTTTGCGTGGAGCCTAATGGATAACTTTGAATGGGCTGAAGGATATTTAAAACGTTTTGGAATAGTACACGTAGACTACAACACACAAAAACGAACTGTTAAAGCCAGCGGTAAAGCGTACAGTAAACTAATAACAAGCCGATAA
- a CDS encoding glycoside hydrolase family 3 protein, translated as MKKSLNTNRLHMLPILIGGLCVLSGCNKQEVSANNSQGAVAKKAEHEQGDLSLWPTLKSKVVKTPEIENTIAQFLKTMTLEQKVAQMIQPEIRDITAADMRKYGFGSYLNGGGSFPNANKHATPADWITLAESMYQASVDDSIDGSKIPTMWGTDAVHGHNNVIGATLFPHNIGLGAANNPALIERIAAATAIEVMATGIDWVFAPTVAVVRDDRWGRTYEGYSEDPAIVREYSAAIVNGLQGRADEDFLSDKRVISTVKHFLGDGGTVDGDDQGDNIDSEETLYNIHAQGYIGGLTAGSQSVMASFNSWNGKKNHGNKYLLTDVLKTKMGFDGFVVGDWNGHGQVAGCTNESCPQAVNAGLDIFMVPTGAWKPLYENTIKQVKAGTITMARIDDAVARILRVKLRAGLFDKPSPANRKYSGKLELIGAPAHRDIARQAVQESLVLLKNNNHLLPLNPSSNILIAGDAADNIGKQSGGWSITWQGTNNQNADFPGATSIYAGLKTQIEAAGGNAILSPTGEFNTKPDVAIVVFGEKPYAEGHGDKDNLEFERNNKRSLKILKTLKQQGIAVVSVFISGRPMWVNSELNASDAFVAAWLPGTEGQGIADVLLADASGQVQYDFKGKLSFSWPKSPLQTAVNKGDADYSPLLPYGFGLTYKDESTLGNNLNEDSGVDISNLAPLSIFNGSFKTPWRLFLNSNSEQHQVASNSVKLGGITYRTEDKAIQEDAMQFNFDGTAASYIEINSNFTEDKVAYIEANSALSFSYKVNQIPSSQTYLAMKCEQGCGGELDITNELKNADLNTWQTMSIDLTCFAKKGVDFARVTSPFIIKTTGELSVSVADISFEPQSAKSAVIKCE; from the coding sequence ATGAAAAAAAGCTTAAACACTAATAGGTTACACATGCTCCCCATTTTAATAGGAGGATTGTGCGTTTTAAGTGGGTGTAATAAACAAGAGGTTAGCGCAAATAATAGCCAAGGCGCCGTAGCCAAAAAGGCTGAGCATGAGCAAGGTGATTTATCACTTTGGCCAACGCTTAAAAGTAAGGTAGTGAAAACGCCTGAAATTGAAAATACGATTGCACAGTTTTTAAAAACAATGACGCTTGAGCAAAAAGTAGCGCAGATGATCCAACCTGAAATTCGCGATATAACCGCTGCAGACATGCGCAAATACGGTTTTGGTTCGTATTTAAATGGCGGTGGCTCGTTCCCGAATGCTAATAAGCATGCAACGCCTGCAGATTGGATAACGCTTGCTGAAAGCATGTATCAGGCATCAGTTGATGACTCAATTGATGGCAGTAAAATTCCGACCATGTGGGGCACCGATGCAGTACATGGCCATAATAATGTGATTGGGGCGACGTTATTCCCGCACAATATTGGTTTAGGTGCTGCTAATAACCCCGCATTAATTGAGCGCATTGCAGCAGCTACGGCAATAGAAGTAATGGCAACAGGCATAGATTGGGTGTTTGCACCGACTGTTGCGGTTGTGCGCGATGACCGATGGGGCCGAACGTACGAAGGCTACTCAGAAGACCCTGCAATTGTACGTGAGTATTCAGCCGCAATTGTAAACGGATTGCAAGGCAGAGCCGATGAGGACTTTTTAAGTGATAAACGCGTAATTAGCACTGTTAAGCACTTTTTAGGCGATGGCGGCACGGTAGATGGCGACGATCAAGGGGACAACATTGATAGCGAAGAGACGTTATATAACATTCATGCACAAGGTTATATAGGAGGCTTAACCGCAGGTAGTCAGTCGGTTATGGCATCGTTTAATAGCTGGAATGGTAAAAAAAATCACGGCAATAAATATTTACTTACCGATGTACTAAAAACAAAAATGGGTTTTGATGGCTTTGTTGTAGGCGATTGGAACGGGCACGGACAAGTTGCCGGCTGTACAAATGAAAGCTGCCCGCAAGCTGTTAATGCAGGGCTTGATATTTTTATGGTACCAACGGGTGCTTGGAAACCACTTTATGAAAATACAATTAAACAAGTAAAAGCGGGCACAATAACAATGGCGAGAATAGATGACGCCGTGGCACGTATTTTACGCGTTAAATTACGTGCGGGTTTATTTGATAAACCAAGCCCCGCAAATCGAAAATATTCAGGTAAATTAGAACTAATAGGTGCGCCAGCACATCGCGATATTGCCCGCCAAGCCGTACAAGAGTCGTTAGTACTGCTTAAAAACAACAATCATTTATTACCGCTTAACCCATCAAGCAATATACTGATTGCAGGCGATGCGGCCGATAACATAGGCAAGCAATCGGGCGGTTGGAGTATTACGTGGCAGGGAACTAATAATCAAAATGCAGATTTCCCTGGAGCAACGTCTATTTATGCGGGGCTAAAAACGCAAATAGAGGCTGCTGGCGGTAACGCTATTTTAAGCCCAACGGGTGAATTTAATACCAAACCCGATGTAGCCATTGTTGTATTTGGTGAAAAACCATACGCAGAGGGGCATGGCGATAAAGACAACCTTGAGTTTGAACGTAACAATAAACGTTCTCTTAAAATATTAAAAACATTAAAGCAGCAAGGTATTGCGGTGGTATCGGTGTTTATATCGGGCAGACCAATGTGGGTTAACAGCGAACTAAACGCGTCAGATGCATTTGTAGCAGCATGGCTTCCTGGCACTGAAGGACAAGGCATTGCAGATGTTTTATTAGCGGATGCAAGTGGGCAGGTACAATACGACTTTAAAGGTAAGTTGTCTTTCTCGTGGCCTAAATCGCCACTACAAACCGCAGTAAATAAGGGTGATGCTGATTACTCACCACTATTACCCTACGGCTTTGGCTTAACGTATAAAGACGAAAGTACGCTTGGCAATAATCTAAATGAAGACTCAGGTGTTGATATTAGTAACCTTGCGCCGCTATCTATATTTAATGGCAGCTTTAAAACACCGTGGCGTTTGTTTTTAAACTCAAACAGCGAGCAGCACCAAGTAGCAAGTAACAGTGTAAAGCTCGGCGGCATTACTTATCGCACTGAAGACAAAGCGATTCAAGAAGATGCGATGCAATTTAATTTTGATGGCACTGCAGCCAGCTACATCGAAATTAATAGTAACTTTACCGAAGACAAAGTGGCCTACATTGAAGCAAATTCGGCCCTTAGCTTTAGCTATAAAGTAAACCAAATACCTAGCTCACAGACATACCTTGCAATGAAATGCGAACAAGGCTGTGGTGGCGAGCTTGATATTACCAATGAGCTTAAAAATGCTGATTTAAATACATGGCAAACCATGAGTATAGATTTAACGTGTTTTGCTAAAAAGGGCGTTGATTTTGCCAGAGTAACCAGCCCTTTTATTATTAAAACGACAGGAGAGCTTAGCGTTTCAGTTGCAGATATTAGCTTTGAACCACAAAGCGCTAAAAGCGCCGTGATTAAGTGTGAATAA
- a CDS encoding tryptophan halogenase family protein — translation MTKTNAVKNVVIAGGGTAGWMAAAALAKLVGNNINITLVESDDIGTVGVGEATIPPIRTFHKLLGINEQAFMKATQASFKLGISFENWGDENTHYIHSFGATGKECWAGEFHHFWLQGKALGINNPFGDYCYELQAAKSGKFAFNQQNPINYAYHMDATRYAQFLREFSEPLGVKRIEGKIQKVVKNTKTGHIESLTLNNGEHINGDFFIDCTGFRGLLIEQALHTGYEDWSHLLPCNSAIAVQTKSTSETVLPLTRSIAHKSGWQWRIPLQNRVGNGLVYCSQYMDDEQAKALLLNNIEGEALTEPRIIKFKTGRRLKGWNKNCLALGLASGFVEPLESTSIHLIMSGIIRFMRLFPFNGITNHAIDEYNKQLKSEIENIRDFIVLHYKVTNRDDSEFWQHCSAMEVPKTLQHKIDLFKQTGRVFLDDGDIFRVDSWVQVMLGQGIEPNQHHLIASMMSDEELTRFLHGIKQQIEQRVSQLPPHHEFLKQYCPA, via the coding sequence ATGACTAAAACAAACGCTGTTAAAAATGTAGTAATTGCTGGAGGCGGCACTGCAGGTTGGATGGCCGCAGCAGCACTTGCTAAACTAGTTGGTAACAATATAAACATAACCCTTGTTGAATCTGACGATATTGGCACTGTAGGTGTTGGTGAAGCAACAATTCCGCCTATTCGTACATTTCATAAATTGCTGGGTATAAACGAGCAAGCATTTATGAAAGCCACTCAAGCCAGTTTTAAATTAGGTATTAGCTTTGAAAACTGGGGCGATGAAAACACGCATTATATTCACTCATTTGGCGCAACGGGCAAAGAATGTTGGGCGGGTGAATTTCATCACTTTTGGCTGCAAGGTAAAGCTTTAGGAATAAACAACCCATTTGGCGATTACTGCTACGAGCTGCAAGCGGCTAAAAGCGGTAAATTTGCGTTTAATCAGCAAAACCCTATTAACTATGCCTACCATATGGATGCCACGCGTTACGCGCAGTTTTTGCGTGAATTTTCAGAGCCATTAGGTGTAAAACGCATTGAAGGTAAAATACAAAAAGTAGTAAAAAACACTAAAACGGGCCATATAGAATCACTTACTTTAAATAATGGCGAGCACATAAACGGCGACTTTTTTATTGATTGCACCGGCTTTAGAGGCCTATTAATAGAGCAAGCATTACATACTGGCTACGAAGACTGGTCGCATTTACTACCCTGTAACAGCGCCATTGCGGTGCAAACAAAATCAACCAGCGAGACTGTATTACCACTTACCCGCTCTATTGCCCATAAAAGCGGTTGGCAATGGCGTATACCACTGCAAAACCGTGTCGGCAACGGATTAGTTTATTGCAGCCAATATATGGATGATGAGCAAGCCAAAGCGCTCTTATTAAATAACATTGAGGGCGAGGCGCTTACAGAGCCACGTATTATTAAATTTAAAACAGGGCGTCGCTTAAAAGGCTGGAACAAAAACTGCTTAGCGCTTGGCCTTGCTAGCGGTTTTGTTGAACCACTTGAGTCCACCAGCATTCACTTAATTATGTCGGGTATTATTCGCTTTATGCGTTTATTTCCGTTTAATGGCATTACCAATCACGCCATTGACGAATACAACAAACAACTTAAAAGCGAAATTGAAAATATTCGCGACTTTATTGTGCTGCACTACAAAGTAACTAATCGCGATGATAGTGAGTTTTGGCAACATTGTAGCGCCATGGAAGTGCCAAAAACACTTCAGCATAAAATTGATTTGTTTAAACAAACCGGCCGTGTATTTTTAGACGATGGCGACATTTTTAGAGTCGATTCGTGGGTGCAAGTTATGCTTGGCCAAGGTATTGAGCCTAATCAACATCACTTAATAGCCAGCATGATGAGCGATGAAGAACTCACCCGTTTTTTACACGGTATTAAGCAACAAATAGAGCAACGCGTTAGCCAATTACCACCCCACCATGAGTTTTTAAAACAGTATTGCCCAGCATAA